In the genome of Xanthobacteraceae bacterium, one region contains:
- a CDS encoding Bax inhibitor-1/YccA family protein: MSDLNNNPAARYGGAVRTGAEIDQGLRSYMLGVYNYMTIGLAITGLFALGIYMLSVSSVSVPGAVLLRAGMYLTPFGQTLFLSPLKYVIIFAPLALVFFLSFRVDKMSVGAAQLTYWIYAALVGVSLATILMVYTHTSVARVFFITAASFGALSLYGYTTKRDLSGMATFLVMGLIGVIIASIVNIFLGSSMLQWIVSIVGLLVFAGFTAYDTQDIKNMYDVNDDGTVAGRKSIMGALRLYLDFLNIFLFLLQLLGNRE; encoded by the coding sequence ATGTCCGACCTGAACAACAATCCCGCCGCTCGCTATGGCGGAGCCGTACGCACTGGCGCCGAGATCGATCAGGGTCTCCGCTCCTACATGCTCGGCGTCTACAACTACATGACGATCGGACTTGCCATCACCGGCCTGTTCGCGCTCGGCATTTACATGCTGTCGGTTTCGAGCGTTTCGGTGCCCGGCGCCGTGCTGCTTCGCGCCGGCATGTATCTGACGCCGTTCGGCCAGACGCTTTTCCTGAGCCCGCTGAAATACGTCATCATCTTCGCGCCGCTCGCGCTGGTGTTTTTCCTGAGCTTCCGCGTCGACAAGATGAGCGTCGGCGCGGCGCAGCTCACCTACTGGATCTACGCAGCGCTGGTCGGCGTTTCGCTCGCCACCATCCTGATGGTCTACACGCACACTTCGGTGGCGCGCGTGTTCTTCATCACGGCCGCCTCGTTCGGTGCGCTCAGCCTCTACGGCTACACCACGAAGCGTGACCTGTCGGGCATGGCGACGTTCCTCGTCATGGGCCTGATCGGCGTGATCATCGCCTCGATCGTGAACATCTTCCTCGGCTCGTCGATGCTGCAGTGGATCGTTTCGATCGTCGGCCTCCTCGTGTTCGCGGGCTTCACCGCCTACGACACGCAGGACATCAAGAACATGTACGATGTGAACGACGACGGCACCGTCGCAGGCCGCAAGTCGATCATGGGTGCGCTGCGCCTGTACCTCGACTTCCTGAACATCTTCCTGTTCCTGCTGCAGTTGCTCGGCAACCGCGAATAA
- a CDS encoding FtsX-like permease family protein gives MSLAAGAPQASFFSRYAIALKLALRELRGGVRGFGVFLACLAIGVTAIAGVGSFARALSDGMLREGERILGGDISFSLIHRQADPAEMTFLKGKGAVSEIASLRAMARVTNGAATLVELKAVDDAYPLNGKVELDPNVPLGRALQKVGERYGAVAEQALLIRLGILPGTEIKIGEATFLVTAAIVQEPDRVAAGIGFGPRLIISQEGLQATGLIQPGSLVRWSYRVRLNDPGYPAIQFMQEQARDLFPNAGWEVRTRSSVSPQLERNVRRLAEFLTLVGLTALLIGGVGVANAVMHYLDRKRADIATLKAVGASGGTVFSIYLAEIGIIAGIGIVIGLIFGTLLPFAIASFFGRLIPLPLAPGFHPDVMLLATAFGILVALAFALWPLGRAHDVPVSALFRDNVEQTSRLPRTRYIAFVVLAVAALAALALLTAESRRIALIYIVAAAAIFLVLRLLAWGLMRIAARLPRPRSTALRLALANIHRPGALTPSVVLSLGLGLALLVTLTLIDTNLRRQLTQALPKSAPSFFFVDVPSNDVERFNAFIKQNGSGGELTEVPMLRGRILSVKGVPADQVKVEAEQAWVLQSDRGITFTETLPAGSVLVSGAWWSKDYSGPPLVSFEKRAADGLGLKVGDKVSVNVLGRTIEATIANLRMVEWESLGINFVMLFSPNTFRGAPHTILATLTYPNGGDQRLELDLQRAVANEFPAVTTVRVKEALQAINTVVSDIAVAVRGASAITLIASILVLAGALAAGHHSRVYDAVILKTLGATRARLVLAYAIEYAILGLSTALFATAAGAIAAAFVVENVMNFSFRFDPRAAAIAASTAVLLTIGLGLIGTWRALGQKPAPVLRNL, from the coding sequence ATGAGCCTTGCCGCAGGCGCGCCGCAGGCTTCTTTCTTTTCGCGGTATGCCATCGCGCTCAAACTTGCGTTGCGAGAACTGCGTGGCGGCGTGCGCGGCTTCGGCGTTTTCCTTGCCTGTCTCGCGATCGGCGTGACCGCAATCGCGGGCGTCGGTTCGTTCGCGCGCGCGCTGTCCGACGGCATGTTGCGCGAGGGCGAAAGAATTCTAGGCGGCGATATTTCGTTCTCGCTGATCCACCGGCAGGCCGATCCGGCCGAGATGACGTTCCTGAAGGGCAAGGGTGCGGTTTCTGAAATCGCGAGCCTGCGTGCGATGGCGCGCGTGACCAACGGCGCCGCGACGCTGGTCGAACTGAAGGCGGTCGATGACGCCTATCCGCTCAACGGCAAGGTCGAACTCGATCCGAACGTGCCGCTGGGCCGCGCCTTGCAGAAGGTCGGCGAGCGCTACGGCGCGGTCGCGGAGCAGGCATTGCTCATCCGTCTCGGCATTCTGCCCGGAACGGAAATCAAGATCGGCGAGGCCACGTTTCTCGTAACCGCGGCCATCGTGCAGGAGCCGGATCGTGTCGCGGCCGGTATCGGTTTCGGTCCGCGCCTGATAATTTCGCAGGAAGGCTTGCAGGCTACCGGGCTGATCCAGCCCGGCAGTCTGGTGCGCTGGAGCTACCGGGTGCGGCTCAACGATCCCGGCTATCCGGCGATTCAGTTTATGCAGGAGCAGGCGCGCGACCTGTTTCCGAATGCGGGCTGGGAAGTCCGCACGCGCTCCAGCGTCTCGCCGCAGCTTGAGCGCAATGTGCGCAGGCTTGCGGAGTTCCTGACGCTGGTCGGCCTCACCGCGCTGCTGATCGGCGGCGTCGGCGTAGCGAACGCGGTGATGCATTATCTCGACCGCAAACGCGCGGATATCGCGACGCTGAAAGCGGTCGGCGCTTCCGGCGGCACCGTGTTTTCCATTTATCTCGCGGAAATCGGGATCATCGCCGGAATCGGAATTGTCATCGGACTCATCTTCGGAACGCTGTTGCCGTTCGCCATCGCCTCTTTCTTCGGGCGGTTGATTCCGCTGCCGCTCGCGCCCGGCTTTCATCCCGACGTGATGTTGCTGGCGACGGCATTCGGTATTCTGGTGGCGCTGGCGTTCGCGCTGTGGCCGCTTGGGCGCGCGCATGACGTGCCGGTCTCGGCGCTGTTTCGCGACAATGTGGAGCAGACGAGCCGCCTGCCGCGCACGCGCTATATCGCGTTCGTCGTGCTCGCGGTTGCCGCGCTCGCAGCGCTCGCACTCCTCACCGCGGAAAGCCGTCGTATTGCGCTGATTTACATCGTCGCGGCAGCGGCGATCTTTCTGGTGCTGCGCTTGCTGGCATGGGGCCTGATGCGGATTGCCGCGAGACTACCGCGGCCGCGCTCGACTGCCTTGCGCCTCGCGCTCGCGAACATTCATCGCCCCGGCGCACTCACGCCTTCGGTCGTGCTGTCGCTCGGCTTGGGCCTCGCGCTGCTTGTTACACTCACGCTGATCGACACCAACCTGCGCCGTCAGCTGACGCAGGCGCTTCCGAAAAGCGCGCCGAGCTTCTTCTTCGTCGACGTGCCCTCGAACGACGTCGAACGTTTCAATGCTTTCATCAAGCAGAACGGCAGCGGCGGCGAACTGACCGAAGTGCCGATGCTGCGCGGAAGAATCCTGAGCGTGAAAGGCGTGCCCGCCGATCAGGTGAAGGTCGAGGCGGAGCAGGCGTGGGTGCTGCAATCCGACCGCGGCATTACGTTCACCGAAACGCTCCCCGCAGGCTCGGTCCTGGTCTCCGGTGCGTGGTGGTCAAAGGATTACAGCGGCCCGCCGCTGGTTTCGTTCGAGAAGCGTGCGGCCGACGGCCTCGGCCTGAAAGTCGGCGACAAGGTTTCGGTGAACGTGCTCGGCCGCACCATCGAAGCGACCATCGCAAACCTGCGTATGGTGGAGTGGGAAAGCCTCGGCATCAATTTCGTGATGCTGTTCTCGCCGAATACGTTTCGCGGCGCGCCTCACACGATCCTCGCGACGCTGACTTACCCTAACGGCGGCGACCAGCGCCTTGAGCTGGATTTGCAGCGCGCGGTCGCGAACGAGTTTCCCGCAGTCACCACCGTCCGCGTGAAGGAAGCCTTGCAGGCGATCAATACGGTCGTCTCCGACATCGCGGTCGCGGTGCGCGGCGCGAGCGCGATCACGCTGATCGCGAGCATCCTCGTGCTGGCGGGGGCGTTGGCGGCCGGTCATCACAGCCGGGTTTACGATGCGGTGATCCTGAAGACGCTCGGCGCGACGCGGGCGCGGCTCGTGCTGGCTTACGCCATCGAATACGCAATCCTCGGACTGTCCACGGCGCTGTTCGCGACGGCGGCGGGGGCCATCGCCGCCGCCTTCGTGGTCGAGAACGTGATGAATTTCAGCTTCCGGTTCGACCCGCGCGCCGCGGCCATTGCGGCAAGTACGGCGGTACTTCTAACGATCGGACTGGGCCTGATCGGCACCTGGCGGGCGCTTGGGCAGAAGCCCGCGCCGGTTTTGCGCAATCTGTAG
- a CDS encoding ABC transporter ATP-binding protein: MNISTPLNSSSPAIRLNNVDLKLGSGAARVHILKKVTLQIGQGEAVGLLGPSGSGKSTLLMVMAGLERADEGSVQVAGSELTAMSEDELARFRGAIAGIVFQSFHLIPTMTAVENVAVPLELAGRADALERAKAELAGVGLGARLDHYPAQLSGGEQQRVALARALAPEPAIIFADEPTGNLDETTGREIMDLLFAKRAEKNATLVIVTHDPVLGDRCDRVIRMRSGEATSESPKAVRA, encoded by the coding sequence ATGAATATCTCCACGCCGCTGAATTCGAGCTCACCCGCTATCCGCCTGAATAATGTCGATTTGAAGCTGGGAAGCGGAGCGGCGCGCGTTCATATCCTCAAGAAAGTGACGCTCCAAATCGGGCAGGGCGAAGCGGTGGGCCTGCTCGGCCCTTCCGGCTCCGGTAAATCCACGCTGCTGATGGTGATGGCGGGCCTGGAGCGTGCCGACGAAGGTTCGGTGCAGGTCGCGGGTAGCGAACTGACGGCGATGAGCGAAGACGAACTGGCGCGCTTCCGCGGCGCTATCGCGGGCATCGTGTTCCAGTCGTTCCACCTGATTCCCACGATGACCGCGGTCGAGAACGTCGCGGTGCCGCTCGAACTCGCGGGCCGCGCGGATGCGCTGGAGCGCGCGAAGGCGGAGCTTGCGGGCGTGGGTCTCGGCGCACGGCTCGATCATTACCCCGCGCAATTGTCGGGCGGCGAGCAGCAGCGCGTGGCGCTGGCCCGCGCGCTTGCGCCGGAGCCTGCGATCATTTTCGCGGACGAGCCGACCGGCAATCTCGACGAGACCACCGGGCGGGAAATCATGGATCTCCTGTTCGCGAAGCGCGCTGAAAAGAACGCGACGCTGGTGATCGTCACCCACGATCCGGTGCTCGGAGACCGTTGCGACCGCGTGATCCGGATGCGTTCGGGCGAGGCGACTTCCGAATCGCCGAAGGCTGTGCGCGCATGA
- a CDS encoding arylesterase, whose protein sequence is MRALAASLLLALAAMIGGSTLSFAQTIKIVALGDSLTAGFGLTGQEALPAQLEAALKRRGHDVEIANAGVSGDTASGGLARVDWSVPDGTDAVILALGANDMLRGVDPAVTKKALGDAIRRLRARNIDVMIAGMRAAPNLGADYAKKFDAMYEELAREYGVLLYPFLLDGVAAQRELIMADGLHPTAKGVSVMVERILPSSESLIERVKKRRG, encoded by the coding sequence ATGCGCGCGCTTGCCGCAAGCCTGCTTCTGGCACTTGCCGCCATGATTGGCGGATCGACACTCTCCTTCGCCCAGACCATCAAAATCGTTGCATTGGGCGACAGTTTGACGGCCGGATTCGGCCTGACCGGACAGGAAGCACTGCCTGCTCAACTGGAAGCCGCACTCAAGCGCCGCGGCCATGATGTCGAAATCGCCAATGCCGGTGTTTCCGGCGACACCGCGAGCGGCGGCCTCGCCCGCGTCGACTGGTCGGTGCCGGACGGAACCGACGCGGTGATTCTCGCGCTCGGCGCCAACGACATGCTGCGCGGCGTCGACCCGGCGGTGACAAAAAAGGCACTCGGCGACGCCATCCGGCGGCTCCGCGCCCGCAATATCGACGTGATGATCGCGGGAATGCGCGCTGCGCCTAATCTTGGCGCGGATTATGCAAAGAAGTTCGACGCCATGTACGAGGAACTCGCCAGGGAATATGGCGTGCTGCTCTATCCGTTCCTGCTCGACGGCGTCGCCGCGCAGCGCGAATTGATCATGGCGGACGGCCTGCATCCGACAGCGAAGGGTGTATCCGTCATGGTTGAGCGTATACTGCCTTCGAGCGAATCGCTGATCGAGCGAGTCAAAAAACGCCGCGGGTAA
- the thpR gene encoding RNA 2',3'-cyclic phosphodiesterase: MPRLFTAIEVPKDVGMILSALRGGIHGARWVDPQNYHLTLRFIGDIDDRTANDIADMLDGVQRAPFEVTLTGLDHFGGKKPRAIFAAATPTPSLAELQYEHERIMQRLGLPPEPRKFTPHVTLARLRDASGMDVADYLSSRRAFRAIRFPVNRFVLYSSRASTGGGPYIVEADYPLRGRQGLELRHASAM; this comes from the coding sequence ATGCCGCGACTTTTTACTGCGATCGAAGTGCCGAAGGATGTCGGCATGATTCTCTCCGCGCTTCGCGGCGGAATCCACGGCGCACGCTGGGTCGATCCGCAAAACTACCACCTCACGCTCCGCTTCATCGGCGACATCGACGACCGCACTGCCAACGACATCGCGGACATGCTTGACGGCGTGCAGCGCGCGCCGTTCGAGGTCACGCTGACCGGCCTCGATCATTTCGGCGGGAAGAAACCGCGCGCGATCTTCGCCGCCGCCACGCCCACGCCTTCGCTCGCCGAATTGCAATACGAGCACGAGCGCATCATGCAGCGGCTCGGCCTTCCCCCGGAGCCGCGCAAGTTCACGCCACATGTCACGCTGGCAAGATTGCGCGACGCTTCCGGCATGGATGTCGCCGACTATCTCTCCAGCCGCCGCGCGTTCCGCGCGATCCGCTTTCCCGTGAACCGCTTCGTGCTCTATTCGTCGCGGGCCTCCACCGGCGGCGGGCCGTATATCGTGGAAGCCGACTATCCGCTTCGCGGCCGGCAGGGACTTGAACTCCGCCACGCCAGCGCCATGTAA
- a CDS encoding DUF1232 domain-containing protein, whose product MAAFQASNFFWKFRTRKGDAERVREGFWPKIRAAAAKIPFAEEALAAYYCTLDRNTPLRVRGMLLAALAYFVMPLDMVPDLMPALGFTDDAAVLMATLQLISSHIKPEHRDAAKAALNDLEVAKK is encoded by the coding sequence ATGGCCGCTTTTCAGGCAAGCAACTTCTTCTGGAAGTTCCGCACCCGCAAGGGCGACGCCGAGCGCGTACGCGAAGGCTTCTGGCCGAAGATCAGGGCAGCCGCCGCGAAAATCCCGTTCGCGGAAGAAGCGCTCGCCGCCTATTACTGCACGCTGGACCGCAACACGCCGCTGCGTGTGCGCGGCATGCTGCTCGCCGCGCTCGCCTATTTCGTGATGCCGCTCGACATGGTGCCGGACCTCATGCCCGCGCTCGGCTTCACCGACGATGCGGCGGTGCTGATGGCGACGCTCCAGCTCATTTCCTCGCACATCAAGCCGGAGCATCGCGACGCCGCGAAGGCGGCGCTGAATGATCTGGAAGTCGCGAAGAAGTAG
- a CDS encoding NADPH:quinone oxidoreductase family protein — translation MKAVLCVRYGGPEALEIRDIPEPVAGKGEVVVKIAAAALNFFDTLIIQGKYQYKPDMPFSPASEFSGTVESVGEGVTGFKPGDRVIGNIPTGAAREKIAVPARALISVPDGLELEKGAGLIVTYGTTIHALKDRAKLKPGETLAVLGASGGVGLAAVELGKVLGAKVIACASSPEKLAFAKQHGADELIDYSKEDLKERLKTLTNGKGVDVIYDPVGGDFAEAALRSIAWEGRFLVIGFAAGEIPKIPLNLALLKGCDIVGVFWGAFAQRNPEANRQHISDIAKWTSEGKLSAHLDAKYKLDDAVEAFRAIAQRKVKGKIVLVP, via the coding sequence ATGAAAGCCGTTCTTTGCGTTCGCTACGGAGGGCCGGAAGCCCTCGAAATCCGCGACATTCCGGAGCCGGTCGCAGGCAAGGGCGAGGTCGTGGTGAAGATCGCGGCGGCGGCGCTCAATTTCTTCGACACGCTCATTATTCAGGGCAAGTACCAGTACAAGCCCGACATGCCGTTTTCGCCGGCGTCGGAATTCTCCGGCACGGTGGAATCGGTCGGCGAGGGCGTCACCGGCTTCAAGCCGGGCGACCGCGTGATCGGCAACATCCCGACCGGCGCGGCACGCGAGAAGATCGCGGTGCCGGCGCGTGCGCTCATTTCCGTTCCGGATGGACTGGAACTCGAAAAGGGCGCGGGCCTGATCGTTACCTACGGCACCACCATTCACGCGCTGAAAGACCGCGCGAAGCTGAAACCCGGCGAGACGCTCGCGGTGCTCGGCGCAAGCGGCGGCGTCGGCCTCGCGGCGGTCGAACTCGGCAAGGTGCTCGGCGCGAAGGTGATCGCTTGCGCGTCGTCGCCTGAGAAACTCGCCTTCGCGAAACAGCATGGCGCGGACGAACTGATCGACTATTCGAAGGAAGATCTGAAAGAGCGGCTGAAGACGCTCACCAACGGCAAGGGCGTGGACGTCATTTATGATCCCGTGGGCGGCGATTTCGCGGAGGCGGCTTTGCGCTCGATTGCGTGGGAAGGGCGCTTCCTGGTGATCGGCTTTGCGGCGGGCGAGATTCCGAAAATTCCGCTCAACCTCGCGCTGCTGAAGGGCTGCGATATCGTCGGCGTGTTCTGGGGCGCGTTCGCGCAACGCAACCCGGAAGCGAACCGCCAGCACATTTCCGACATCGCGAAATGGACCAGCGAGGGCAAGCTCTCCGCGCATCTTGATGCAAAATATAAGCTCGACGACGCGGTCGAAGCGTTCCGCGCCATCGCGCAGCGCAAGGTGAAGGGCAAGATCGTTCTGGTGCCTTGA
- a CDS encoding Invasion associated locus B family protein, with the protein MIARLSVCLLASLLAVLPATHSAAQDAQKKTQQKAPQKKAEPKAQPKSEKKAEPKKTEQKKSSAGSPTLVAQFGDWGVYVNKAAKTCFALSQPKERQPANVKRNPAYFFVTTKPEEKLVNEVNILVGFDQKEGTAVNAAVGAGTNFAMFVRKQGLWIKDPADEAKLLDAMKKEKELTLRLTPASGAATTDRYSLSGFPQALDRVAKECP; encoded by the coding sequence ATGATCGCGCGTTTGTCCGTATGCCTGCTGGCATCACTTCTCGCTGTTTTACCGGCGACCCATTCCGCTGCGCAGGATGCGCAGAAGAAAACCCAGCAGAAAGCCCCGCAGAAAAAGGCCGAGCCAAAAGCGCAGCCGAAATCGGAAAAGAAAGCCGAGCCGAAAAAGACCGAGCAGAAAAAATCTTCCGCCGGCTCGCCCACGCTGGTCGCGCAGTTCGGCGACTGGGGCGTTTACGTCAATAAAGCCGCGAAGACCTGCTTCGCACTCTCGCAACCGAAAGAGCGTCAGCCCGCGAACGTGAAACGCAACCCGGCCTATTTCTTCGTGACCACGAAGCCGGAAGAGAAACTCGTCAACGAAGTGAACATTCTGGTCGGCTTCGACCAGAAAGAAGGCACCGCCGTGAATGCAGCTGTGGGCGCGGGCACCAACTTCGCGATGTTCGTGCGCAAACAAGGTCTGTGGATCAAGGATCCCGCCGACGAAGCAAAGTTACTCGACGCGATGAAGAAAGAAAAAGAACTCACGCTGCGCCTGACGCCCGCGAGCGGCGCGGCCACGACCGACCGCTATTCGCTCTCCGGCTTCCCGCAGGCGCTCGACCGCGTCGCCAAAGAGTGCCCCTGA